A section of the Verrucomicrobiota bacterium genome encodes:
- a CDS encoding glucose 1-dehydrogenase — protein MNIQGKAAVVTGASRGVGRATALALARGGCAVAINYSRSRAEAEQTADAVRQLGVKAFLVQADVSDDGACRSMMAAAGKEFGRLDILLNNAGTTDFIAHDDLDAVTDELWDRILAVNLKGPFQCIRAARPFLAASGEGAIVNVASVAGINANGSCIPYCASKAALINLTMSLARALGPQIRVNAVAPGFIAGDWLQKGLGADYEKIKLAYERRGALGKVCQPEDVAAVILGLISGSDLVTGQTIVCDGGLLIGAKSQTSLKVGAGRI, from the coding sequence ATGAACATTCAAGGAAAAGCGGCGGTGGTCACGGGAGCGAGTCGTGGTGTGGGGCGGGCAACGGCGCTGGCGTTGGCCAGAGGCGGTTGCGCGGTGGCGATCAATTACAGCCGTTCCCGTGCTGAGGCGGAACAGACCGCGGACGCCGTGCGTCAACTGGGCGTGAAGGCTTTTTTAGTTCAGGCGGACGTGTCGGACGACGGCGCTTGCCGGTCGATGATGGCGGCGGCGGGCAAAGAGTTTGGTCGGCTCGACATTCTGTTGAACAACGCCGGCACCACGGATTTCATCGCGCACGACGACCTCGACGCGGTGACCGACGAACTTTGGGACCGCATCCTCGCGGTCAATTTGAAAGGCCCGTTCCAATGCATTCGCGCGGCGCGCCCTTTCCTGGCGGCTTCCGGCGAGGGAGCGATCGTCAATGTCGCCAGTGTGGCTGGAATCAATGCCAATGGCAGTTGCATTCCGTACTGCGCTTCCAAGGCGGCATTGATCAACCTGACCATGTCACTGGCGCGCGCGCTTGGCCCGCAAATCCGCGTCAATGCCGTTGCGCCGGGATTCATTGCCGGTGACTGGTTGCAAAAAGGACTCGGCGCGGATTATGAAAAGATCAAACTGGCTTACGAGCGCCGTGGAGCGCTGGGCAAGGTTTGTCAGCCGGAGGATGTCGCGGCCGTCATTCTCGGACTCATCTCCGGCTCCGATCTGGTCACGGGCCAAACCATCGTGTGCGACGGCGGCTTGCTGATTGGCGCCAAATCTCAGACCTCCCTCAAGGTTGGTGCCGGTCGGATTTGA